One genomic segment of Sminthopsis crassicaudata isolate SCR6 chromosome 2, ASM4859323v1, whole genome shotgun sequence includes these proteins:
- the LOC141559140 gene encoding uncharacterized protein LOC141559140 isoform X1, with product MLPEGLARSRKRRSRVCCRLGLVLLPGARIALTSGSRPRARLSRALVTFRDVAVDFTREEWGLLDPPQKELYKEVMLENVRNLLSLGLPVPREDVISYFNQREAPWKLDPVGLKNWFPGDTRLELKETSAEPNLWLVESHEPRLMSDGPCDFMWRKICISHETIYPVEKHYTCENCRKTFTRRAHLLAHQKVHTEGKSYKCNEPKKIFRSCTEFMKHKGIHTQEKPYKCNQCGKAFTGKFSFTEHQRIHSGEKSYECNHCGKAFTHKSNLRRHQRIHTGKKPYECNQCGKAFSAKGSLNSHKIIHTGKKPYECNQCGKAFIGKVSFTEHQRIHNGGNAYECNQCGMAFTHKNNLRRHQSIHSGKKPYACNQCGKAFREKGSLNLHKRIHTGEKPHECKQCGKAFTERGSLTRHQRIHTGEKPFECNLCGKAFTERGSLTVHQRIHTGEKPYECNQCGKSFRKKGGVTRHQRIHTGEIPYECDQCDKAFRKKESLVVHLKKHTGEKPYECNQCGKAYTWRESFIAHQKIHIRKKP from the exons ATGCTCCCGGAGGGCTTGGCGAGAAGCCGGAAGCGTCGGAGCCGCGTCTGCTGCCGCCTGGGGCTCGTCCTCCTCCCGGGAGCTCGGATCGCTTTGACTTCTGGAAGCCGGCCCCGTGCGCGCCTCTCCCGG GCCTTGGTGACATTCAgggatgtggctgtggacttcaccCGGGAGGAGTGGGGCCTCTTGGACCCTCCTCAGAAGGAGCTGTACAAGGAGGTCATGCTGGAGAATGTCCGGAACCTGCTGTCCCTGG GACTTCCAGTTCCCAGAGAAGATGTGATCTCTTATTTTAACCAAAGGGAAGCCCCCTGGAAGCTGGACCCAGTAGGCCTGAAGAACTGGTTTCCAG gagATACCAGACTTGAATTGAAGGAAACTTCTGCAGAGCCAAACCTTTGGTTGGTAGAAAGTCATGAGCCAAGATTGATGAGTGATGGTCCCTGTGACTTCATGTGGAGGAAAATCTGTATCTCCCATGAGACAATCTATCCTGTAGAGAAGCATTATACCTGTGAAAATTGTAGAAAAACTTTTACACGGAGGGCTCATCTTCTTGCACATCAAAAAGTCCACACTGAAGGAAaatcttataaatgtaatgagcCTAAAAAGATCTTCAGATCCTGTACAGAATTTATGAAACATAAGGGAATTCACACTcaagagaaaccttataaatgtaaccagtgtggaaaggcttttactgGGAAGTTTAGTTTcactgaacatcagagaattcacagtggagagaaatcttatgaatgtaatcactgtggaaaggcttttacacaCAAGAGTAATCTTCGtcgacatcagagaattcacactggaaagaaaccttatgaatgtaaccaatgtggaaaggcctttagcGCAAAGGGCTCACTTAACTCACATAAGATAATTCACACTGgaaaaaaaccttatgaatgtaaccagtgtggaaaggcttttatcGGGAAGGTTAGTTttactgaacatcagagaattcacaatGGAGGGAAtgcttatgaatgtaatcagtgtggaatgGCTTTTACACACAAGAATAATCTTCGTCGACATCAGAGTATCCACTCTGGAAAGAAACCTTATgcatgtaaccagtgtggaaaggcctttagaGAAAAGGGCTCACTTAATCTACacaagagaattcatactggagagaaacctcatGAGTGTaagcagtgtggaaaggcttttacagaGAGGGGAAGTCTTACtcgacatcagagaatccacactggagaaaaaccttttgaatgtaatctgtgtggaaaggcttttacagaaAGGGGATCCCTAAcggtacatcagagaatccacactggagagaaaccttatgaatgtaaccagtgtggaaagagtTTTAGGAAAAAGGGAGGTGTTACtcgacatcagagaatccacactggagagatcCCTTATGAATGTGATCAGTGTGACAAGgcttttagaaaaaaggaaagtcttGTTGTACATCTGAAAAaacacactggagagaaaccttatgaatgtaaccagtgtggaaaggcttatACATGGAGGGAAAGTTTTATTGCACATCAGAAAATTCACATTCGAAAGAAACCTTAA
- the LOC141559140 gene encoding uncharacterized protein LOC141559140 isoform X3, with protein MRPGSRRHPQALVTFRDVAVDFTREEWGLLDPPQKELYKEVMLENVRNLLSLGLPVPREDVISYFNQREAPWKLDPVGLKNWFPGDTRLELKETSAEPNLWLVESHEPRLMSDGPCDFMWRKICISHETIYPVEKHYTCENCRKTFTRRAHLLAHQKVHTEGKSYKCNEPKKIFRSCTEFMKHKGIHTQEKPYKCNQCGKAFTGKFSFTEHQRIHSGEKSYECNHCGKAFTHKSNLRRHQRIHTGKKPYECNQCGKAFSAKGSLNSHKIIHTGKKPYECNQCGKAFIGKVSFTEHQRIHNGGNAYECNQCGMAFTHKNNLRRHQSIHSGKKPYACNQCGKAFREKGSLNLHKRIHTGEKPHECKQCGKAFTERGSLTRHQRIHTGEKPFECNLCGKAFTERGSLTVHQRIHTGEKPYECNQCGKSFRKKGGVTRHQRIHTGEIPYECDQCDKAFRKKESLVVHLKKHTGEKPYECNQCGKAYTWRESFIAHQKIHIRKKP; from the exons ATGCGCCCCGGGAGCCGCAGACACCCGCAG GCCTTGGTGACATTCAgggatgtggctgtggacttcaccCGGGAGGAGTGGGGCCTCTTGGACCCTCCTCAGAAGGAGCTGTACAAGGAGGTCATGCTGGAGAATGTCCGGAACCTGCTGTCCCTGG GACTTCCAGTTCCCAGAGAAGATGTGATCTCTTATTTTAACCAAAGGGAAGCCCCCTGGAAGCTGGACCCAGTAGGCCTGAAGAACTGGTTTCCAG gagATACCAGACTTGAATTGAAGGAAACTTCTGCAGAGCCAAACCTTTGGTTGGTAGAAAGTCATGAGCCAAGATTGATGAGTGATGGTCCCTGTGACTTCATGTGGAGGAAAATCTGTATCTCCCATGAGACAATCTATCCTGTAGAGAAGCATTATACCTGTGAAAATTGTAGAAAAACTTTTACACGGAGGGCTCATCTTCTTGCACATCAAAAAGTCCACACTGAAGGAAaatcttataaatgtaatgagcCTAAAAAGATCTTCAGATCCTGTACAGAATTTATGAAACATAAGGGAATTCACACTcaagagaaaccttataaatgtaaccagtgtggaaaggcttttactgGGAAGTTTAGTTTcactgaacatcagagaattcacagtggagagaaatcttatgaatgtaatcactgtggaaaggcttttacacaCAAGAGTAATCTTCGtcgacatcagagaattcacactggaaagaaaccttatgaatgtaaccaatgtggaaaggcctttagcGCAAAGGGCTCACTTAACTCACATAAGATAATTCACACTGgaaaaaaaccttatgaatgtaaccagtgtggaaaggcttttatcGGGAAGGTTAGTTttactgaacatcagagaattcacaatGGAGGGAAtgcttatgaatgtaatcagtgtggaatgGCTTTTACACACAAGAATAATCTTCGTCGACATCAGAGTATCCACTCTGGAAAGAAACCTTATgcatgtaaccagtgtggaaaggcctttagaGAAAAGGGCTCACTTAATCTACacaagagaattcatactggagagaaacctcatGAGTGTaagcagtgtggaaaggcttttacagaGAGGGGAAGTCTTACtcgacatcagagaatccacactggagaaaaaccttttgaatgtaatctgtgtggaaaggcttttacagaaAGGGGATCCCTAAcggtacatcagagaatccacactggagagaaaccttatgaatgtaaccagtgtggaaagagtTTTAGGAAAAAGGGAGGTGTTACtcgacatcagagaatccacactggagagatcCCTTATGAATGTGATCAGTGTGACAAGgcttttagaaaaaaggaaagtcttGTTGTACATCTGAAAAaacacactggagagaaaccttatgaatgtaaccagtgtggaaaggcttatACATGGAGGGAAAGTTTTATTGCACATCAGAAAATTCACATTCGAAAGAAACCTTAA
- the LOC141559140 gene encoding uncharacterized protein LOC141559140 isoform X2, with translation MISWSCSFHSASVHALVTFRDVAVDFTREEWGLLDPPQKELYKEVMLENVRNLLSLGLPVPREDVISYFNQREAPWKLDPVGLKNWFPGDTRLELKETSAEPNLWLVESHEPRLMSDGPCDFMWRKICISHETIYPVEKHYTCENCRKTFTRRAHLLAHQKVHTEGKSYKCNEPKKIFRSCTEFMKHKGIHTQEKPYKCNQCGKAFTGKFSFTEHQRIHSGEKSYECNHCGKAFTHKSNLRRHQRIHTGKKPYECNQCGKAFSAKGSLNSHKIIHTGKKPYECNQCGKAFIGKVSFTEHQRIHNGGNAYECNQCGMAFTHKNNLRRHQSIHSGKKPYACNQCGKAFREKGSLNLHKRIHTGEKPHECKQCGKAFTERGSLTRHQRIHTGEKPFECNLCGKAFTERGSLTVHQRIHTGEKPYECNQCGKSFRKKGGVTRHQRIHTGEIPYECDQCDKAFRKKESLVVHLKKHTGEKPYECNQCGKAYTWRESFIAHQKIHIRKKP, from the exons atgatctcctggtcctgctcatttcactcagcatcagttcat GCCTTGGTGACATTCAgggatgtggctgtggacttcaccCGGGAGGAGTGGGGCCTCTTGGACCCTCCTCAGAAGGAGCTGTACAAGGAGGTCATGCTGGAGAATGTCCGGAACCTGCTGTCCCTGG GACTTCCAGTTCCCAGAGAAGATGTGATCTCTTATTTTAACCAAAGGGAAGCCCCCTGGAAGCTGGACCCAGTAGGCCTGAAGAACTGGTTTCCAG gagATACCAGACTTGAATTGAAGGAAACTTCTGCAGAGCCAAACCTTTGGTTGGTAGAAAGTCATGAGCCAAGATTGATGAGTGATGGTCCCTGTGACTTCATGTGGAGGAAAATCTGTATCTCCCATGAGACAATCTATCCTGTAGAGAAGCATTATACCTGTGAAAATTGTAGAAAAACTTTTACACGGAGGGCTCATCTTCTTGCACATCAAAAAGTCCACACTGAAGGAAaatcttataaatgtaatgagcCTAAAAAGATCTTCAGATCCTGTACAGAATTTATGAAACATAAGGGAATTCACACTcaagagaaaccttataaatgtaaccagtgtggaaaggcttttactgGGAAGTTTAGTTTcactgaacatcagagaattcacagtggagagaaatcttatgaatgtaatcactgtggaaaggcttttacacaCAAGAGTAATCTTCGtcgacatcagagaattcacactggaaagaaaccttatgaatgtaaccaatgtggaaaggcctttagcGCAAAGGGCTCACTTAACTCACATAAGATAATTCACACTGgaaaaaaaccttatgaatgtaaccagtgtggaaaggcttttatcGGGAAGGTTAGTTttactgaacatcagagaattcacaatGGAGGGAAtgcttatgaatgtaatcagtgtggaatgGCTTTTACACACAAGAATAATCTTCGTCGACATCAGAGTATCCACTCTGGAAAGAAACCTTATgcatgtaaccagtgtggaaaggcctttagaGAAAAGGGCTCACTTAATCTACacaagagaattcatactggagagaaacctcatGAGTGTaagcagtgtggaaaggcttttacagaGAGGGGAAGTCTTACtcgacatcagagaatccacactggagaaaaaccttttgaatgtaatctgtgtggaaaggcttttacagaaAGGGGATCCCTAAcggtacatcagagaatccacactggagagaaaccttatgaatgtaaccagtgtggaaagagtTTTAGGAAAAAGGGAGGTGTTACtcgacatcagagaatccacactggagagatcCCTTATGAATGTGATCAGTGTGACAAGgcttttagaaaaaaggaaagtcttGTTGTACATCTGAAAAaacacactggagagaaaccttatgaatgtaaccagtgtggaaaggcttatACATGGAGGGAAAGTTTTATTGCACATCAGAAAATTCACATTCGAAAGAAACCTTAA
- the LOC141559140 gene encoding uncharacterized protein LOC141559140 isoform X4, translating into MLENVRNLLSLGLPVPREDVISYFNQREAPWKLDPVGLKNWFPGDTRLELKETSAEPNLWLVESHEPRLMSDGPCDFMWRKICISHETIYPVEKHYTCENCRKTFTRRAHLLAHQKVHTEGKSYKCNEPKKIFRSCTEFMKHKGIHTQEKPYKCNQCGKAFTGKFSFTEHQRIHSGEKSYECNHCGKAFTHKSNLRRHQRIHTGKKPYECNQCGKAFSAKGSLNSHKIIHTGKKPYECNQCGKAFIGKVSFTEHQRIHNGGNAYECNQCGMAFTHKNNLRRHQSIHSGKKPYACNQCGKAFREKGSLNLHKRIHTGEKPHECKQCGKAFTERGSLTRHQRIHTGEKPFECNLCGKAFTERGSLTVHQRIHTGEKPYECNQCGKSFRKKGGVTRHQRIHTGEIPYECDQCDKAFRKKESLVVHLKKHTGEKPYECNQCGKAYTWRESFIAHQKIHIRKKP; encoded by the exons ATGCTGGAGAATGTCCGGAACCTGCTGTCCCTGG GACTTCCAGTTCCCAGAGAAGATGTGATCTCTTATTTTAACCAAAGGGAAGCCCCCTGGAAGCTGGACCCAGTAGGCCTGAAGAACTGGTTTCCAG gagATACCAGACTTGAATTGAAGGAAACTTCTGCAGAGCCAAACCTTTGGTTGGTAGAAAGTCATGAGCCAAGATTGATGAGTGATGGTCCCTGTGACTTCATGTGGAGGAAAATCTGTATCTCCCATGAGACAATCTATCCTGTAGAGAAGCATTATACCTGTGAAAATTGTAGAAAAACTTTTACACGGAGGGCTCATCTTCTTGCACATCAAAAAGTCCACACTGAAGGAAaatcttataaatgtaatgagcCTAAAAAGATCTTCAGATCCTGTACAGAATTTATGAAACATAAGGGAATTCACACTcaagagaaaccttataaatgtaaccagtgtggaaaggcttttactgGGAAGTTTAGTTTcactgaacatcagagaattcacagtggagagaaatcttatgaatgtaatcactgtggaaaggcttttacacaCAAGAGTAATCTTCGtcgacatcagagaattcacactggaaagaaaccttatgaatgtaaccaatgtggaaaggcctttagcGCAAAGGGCTCACTTAACTCACATAAGATAATTCACACTGgaaaaaaaccttatgaatgtaaccagtgtggaaaggcttttatcGGGAAGGTTAGTTttactgaacatcagagaattcacaatGGAGGGAAtgcttatgaatgtaatcagtgtggaatgGCTTTTACACACAAGAATAATCTTCGTCGACATCAGAGTATCCACTCTGGAAAGAAACCTTATgcatgtaaccagtgtggaaaggcctttagaGAAAAGGGCTCACTTAATCTACacaagagaattcatactggagagaaacctcatGAGTGTaagcagtgtggaaaggcttttacagaGAGGGGAAGTCTTACtcgacatcagagaatccacactggagaaaaaccttttgaatgtaatctgtgtggaaaggcttttacagaaAGGGGATCCCTAAcggtacatcagagaatccacactggagagaaaccttatgaatgtaaccagtgtggaaagagtTTTAGGAAAAAGGGAGGTGTTACtcgacatcagagaatccacactggagagatcCCTTATGAATGTGATCAGTGTGACAAGgcttttagaaaaaaggaaagtcttGTTGTACATCTGAAAAaacacactggagagaaaccttatgaatgtaaccagtgtggaaaggcttatACATGGAGGGAAAGTTTTATTGCACATCAGAAAATTCACATTCGAAAGAAACCTTAA